One part of the Lytechinus pictus isolate F3 Inbred chromosome 3, Lp3.0, whole genome shotgun sequence genome encodes these proteins:
- the LOC129257460 gene encoding magnesium transporter NIPA2-like gives MGGEEERSSSDLTVGLLLAISSTVFIGSSGIVKKKALIKIHAYATRAGDGGHAYLKEWLWWAGFALLATGEFLNFIAYAFAPALLVTPLGALSVLVTAVLSHNFLKENLNLLGKVGCMQCIFGSTIMVLHAPAEKGANTLAELSILLQESVFVTYIVGLLIVVIVLIYVVSPTYGHKNILVYLSICSLVGSLSVLACKGFGIAVKEYSKGTNTFLFPITWFLLTSLVICILMSMHYLNKALDTFNAAVIAPIHYVFFTTCVVTASGILFKEWASMSMQDSLSTLAGFGVIFMGIYLLHTFKDANISMDAVTLMSPKTKAEDMSLLNSHSEVVSMDSDTESTGHMKSTSERVRFL, from the exons atgggaggagaagaagaaagatcCAGTAGTGATCTGACAGTTGGATTGTTGCTTGCCATCAGCTCAACGGTATTTATTGGATCAAGTGGGATAGTCAAGAAGAAGGCTCTCATTAAGATTCATGCATATGCAACAAGAGCAG GTGATGGTGGCCATGCATATCTCAAGGAATGGCTCTGGTGGGCAGGTTTTGCACTTT TGGCTACCGGGGAGTTCCTCAACTTTATTGCCTATGCCTTTGCCCCAGCTCTCCTCGTCACCCCGCTTGGTGCTCTTAGTGTTTTAGTTAC GGCTGTATTATCCCATAACTTCTTGAAAGAAAATCTTAACTTACTTGGTAAAGTCGGCTGTATGCAGTGTATATTTGGGTCAACCATCATGGTGTTACACGCACCGGCTGAAAAGGGGGCCAACACATTGGCTGAACTGTCCATACTTTTACAAGAGTCAG TATTTGTAACGTACATCGTAGGACTATTAATAGTGGTGATCGTCCTCATCTACGTAGTCTCGCCAACGTATGGCCATAAAAACATCTTGGTCTACCTCTCTATTTGCTCCTTGGTGGGCTCCCTCTCTGTCCTCGCTTGTAAAGGTTTCGGCATCGCCGTCAAGGAATACTCCAAAGGCACAAACACTTTCCTCTTCCCCATCACGTGGTTCCTGCTGACGAGCCTTGTGATCTGTATATTAATGAGCATGCACTATTTGAACAAAGCTCTGGACACCTTCAACGCCGCGGTCATCGCTCCGATCCACTATGTGTTCTTCACGACGTGCGTGGTGACCGCCTCGGGGATACTCTTCAAGGAGTGGGCCAGCATGAGCATGCAGGACTCGTTATCCACGCTCGCCGGCTTTGGGGTCATCTTCATGGGCATCTATCTCCTCCATACCTTTAAGGATGCGAATATATCTATGGACGCTGTGACTCTGATGTCGCCCAAGACCAAGGCCGAAGATATGTCGCTGTTGAATAGTCACAGTGAGGTTGTCTCTATGGATAGTGATACAGAGTCAACAG GACATATGAAATCTACCAGCGAGAGGGTGAG